The sequence below is a genomic window from Vicinamibacteria bacterium.
GGACTCTCGTCCGCCGAATGGGACCCGTGGTCGTGATGCTCGTCGTGAGTTGCGTGCATGTGCTCCGCGTGCCCTGAGGTGTCGACGAGATCTGCAGGAACGAGCTTCATGCCACACTCCGGGCAACGAGCGGGTGACTCACTGGTGACGTGTGGATGCATTGGGCAGACGTAGCTCATCGGAGCCTCGACGGGAAGGAGCTTCATTCCGCACTCGGGGCAGCGTCCTTGCTCCTCGCTGACGATGTTCGGATGCATCGGACACGTGTAGACGGCGCCCTCAGGTGTGTCGAACTCCATCTCCGCGACGAAGGCGAGCGTCTTGTCCGGCGCTGCAACCAGGAAGCGGGTCACTCGCTCGCGCTCCGCCACGAGGTCTTCGTTCGTCCGTAACACCGCGAACTGCTCCGTGAGCGCCGGCTCGGCTGGCTCGTCGGTCACGGTGATCGAAGCCAGTTGATACGAGCGGGCGGGCGTTCGGTGCTCGAGGACGTAGTCGCCCGAGCGTTCGAACAGAACGTCGACCACGTACCGTTCGGACGGAGACAGGAGGACCTCCTCTACGAAGGTCTCGTGTTCGTAGTGGCCGCTGTCTCCACCGACGAGCTTCATACGCGCTCCCGGCAGCGCCACGTTGAACACGCGAGTGTTGGCAGTGTTGGTGAAGTAGAAGCGCACGACCTCGCCCC
It includes:
- a CDS encoding multicopper oxidase domain-containing protein, with the translated sequence MNEKAQETIARQDEFPTDTSGLPRAVSPTVIELADGGSMELHIGPVAKRVGDTDVRMLAYSGSIPGPTLKVPEGATVTVHVRNEGDLEATVHWHGLRLENRYDGTHDTQAPIPVGETFTYQVHVPDPGAYWYHPHIREDYGQEMGLYGNIHVVPAEPDYWPPVNRELLLTLDDVLVEDGKIAGFSASETTHVAMGRFGNVMLVSGEPDLALTARRGEVVRFYFTNTANTRVFNVALPGARMKLVGGDSGHYEHETFVEEVLLSPSERYVVDVLFERSGDYVLEHRTPARSYQLASITVTDEPAEPALTEQFAVLRTNEDLVAERERVTRFLVAAPDKTLAFVAEMEFDTPEGAVYTCPMHPNIVSEEQGRCPECGMKLLPVEAPMSYVCPMHPHVTSESPARCPECGMKLVPADLVDTSGHAEHMHATHDEHHDHGSHSADESP